The Fructilactobacillus ixorae genome has a window encoding:
- a CDS encoding formate--tetrahydrofolate ligase, giving the protein MQSDIEIAQAAHPWPITKVAAAAGFQPEEVLPYGRQKAKLERTTPVQPDHFGKLVLVTSINPTPAGEGKSTVAVGLADAMHQAGHETMLALREPSLGPVMGLKGGATGGGYSQVLPMEDINLHFTGDFHALTVAQNTLVALVDNSIYQGNPFNLDPRQVVIKRVLDVNDRSLRHVVTGLGGRTSGVPQEGSFEITAASEMMAILTLATDLSDLKRRINRIVVGYTYDQTPVTVAELGVGGAIATLLKDAILPNLVQTIAHTPALVHGGPFANIAQGTNSIQATQLALQQADYTVTEAGFGADLGGEKFLDVKTPLLGKHPDAIVVVATVRALKMHGGLAKDQLDHEDLAALQRGLANLGRHVHSMKRYGVPVVVAVNRFTNDTDAELQLVVEYARQLEVPAYPADVWGHGGAGAQALAAGVVKATDQPADFTPLYAPDADLLTKLQRIVTEIYGGQGVDMAPKAAKQLQQLTDRGWNRLPVIVAKTQYSVTDDANRLGAPTDFKIHIRELVPKLGAGFIVAMAGNILTMPGLPKHPAAEQIKITDDGTIQGLF; this is encoded by the coding sequence ATGCAAAGTGATATTGAAATTGCCCAAGCAGCGCACCCGTGGCCCATTACGAAGGTGGCGGCTGCCGCTGGGTTTCAACCAGAAGAAGTGCTTCCCTATGGACGGCAGAAGGCGAAGCTTGAACGGACGACGCCCGTTCAGCCTGACCACTTTGGCAAGCTAGTTTTAGTAACGTCGATTAATCCGACCCCGGCGGGAGAAGGAAAGTCGACGGTCGCCGTTGGGTTAGCGGATGCGATGCACCAAGCCGGGCACGAGACGATGTTAGCGTTGCGGGAACCATCGTTAGGTCCTGTGATGGGACTAAAGGGGGGCGCCACCGGGGGTGGTTATTCGCAAGTGCTCCCGATGGAAGACATTAACCTCCACTTTACGGGCGATTTTCACGCTTTAACCGTGGCCCAAAACACGCTAGTGGCCCTCGTCGATAATAGTATTTATCAGGGGAACCCCTTCAACTTAGACCCCCGTCAAGTCGTGATTAAACGGGTCCTAGACGTTAACGATCGCTCGTTACGGCACGTGGTGACCGGGCTCGGGGGTCGAACGAGTGGAGTCCCTCAGGAAGGGAGCTTCGAGATTACGGCTGCTTCGGAAATGATGGCCATTTTAACGCTGGCAACCGATCTTTCCGATTTAAAACGCCGGATTAACCGGATTGTGGTGGGTTATACCTACGACCAAACCCCGGTGACGGTAGCGGAACTGGGCGTCGGGGGCGCGATTGCCACGTTACTCAAGGACGCGATTCTCCCGAACCTCGTGCAAACGATTGCCCACACGCCGGCTTTGGTTCACGGTGGGCCCTTTGCTAACATTGCGCAGGGGACCAACTCCATTCAAGCAACCCAGTTAGCGCTCCAACAGGCGGATTATACGGTTACTGAGGCGGGATTTGGGGCCGACCTCGGGGGCGAAAAGTTCCTCGATGTCAAAACCCCGCTCCTTGGGAAGCATCCGGATGCAATCGTAGTCGTCGCTACGGTTCGCGCCCTTAAGATGCACGGTGGGCTTGCGAAGGATCAACTTGATCACGAGGATCTTGCCGCCCTGCAACGGGGCCTAGCAAACTTGGGTCGGCATGTCCACAGTATGAAACGGTATGGCGTCCCGGTGGTGGTGGCCGTGAACCGGTTTACCAATGATACGGATGCAGAACTCCAGCTGGTGGTTGAGTATGCGCGCCAGCTTGAAGTGCCCGCTTATCCTGCTGATGTGTGGGGCCACGGTGGTGCTGGTGCACAAGCACTGGCTGCCGGAGTGGTGAAAGCCACGGACCAACCAGCTGACTTTACGCCCCTGTATGCGCCAGATGCTGACTTATTAACCAAGCTCCAGCGGATTGTGACTGAAATTTATGGTGGTCAAGGGGTGGACATGGCCCCGAAAGCGGCTAAACAACTCCAACAGCTGACCGACCGGGGCTGGAATCGCTTACCAGTGATTGTGGCCAAAACGCAGTACTCGGTCACGGATGATGCGAACCGGTTGGGAGCCCCCACCGATTTTAAAATTCACATTCGGGAGTTAGTGCCAAAGCTCGGGGCTGGCTTTATCGTCGCGATGGCCGGCAACATTTTAACGATGCCAGGCTTGCCGAAGCATCCGGCCGCGGAACAAATTAAGATTACGGATGACGGCACGATTCAGGGCCTGTTTTAG
- a CDS encoding CtsR family transcriptional regulator, whose amino-acid sequence MTHRSMSDTIEAYLKQMLLSADTAEVEIRRSDIADHFDVVPSQINYVIKTRFTLRDGYVVQSKRGGGGYIRIEQIDLASDADVFEQLVASIGNRITQKDEEEILTTLYNNQMLSAREVNMISSILSQEAIAVADAETEEKVRANVLKALLGRLRYEC is encoded by the coding sequence ATGACACATCGAAGTATGTCAGATACAATCGAAGCATATTTAAAGCAAATGTTACTTAGTGCGGATACTGCTGAAGTGGAAATTCGCCGTTCCGACATTGCGGATCATTTTGACGTGGTGCCTTCTCAGATTAATTATGTCATCAAGACCCGTTTTACCCTGCGCGATGGTTACGTGGTGCAGAGCAAGCGCGGTGGGGGTGGCTACATTCGGATTGAACAAATTGACCTTGCCAGCGATGCTGATGTCTTCGAGCAACTGGTGGCGTCCATTGGCAACCGAATTACCCAAAAGGATGAAGAAGAAATCCTCACGACCTTGTATAACAACCAGATGTTATCGGCCCGTGAGGTGAATATGATTTCCTCCATCTTATCTCAAGAGGCAATTGCAGTTGCCGATGCTGAAACCGAAGAAAAAGTTAGAGCAAACGTCCTAAAAGCCCTCCTGGGGCGGTTACGGTACGAATGCTAG
- a CDS encoding L-lactate dehydrogenase: MTKKHQKVVLIGDGAVGSAYAFAMVQQAIAEEFVIIDVNKDRTEGDAMDLEDAIPFTAAKNIYSGDYPDCKDADLVVITAGAPQKPGETRLDLVNKNLNILKSIVTPVVDSGFDGIFLVAANPVDILTYATQQISGFPKEKVIGSGTSLDTSRFRVAVAKKFDIDPASVDAYILGEHGDSEFADLDEASIGNVPLLKYADDRGVSKETLLELEDDTRNKAYQIINKKGATFYGVGTALMRISRAILRNENAVLPVGAPVDGQYGLTDTYIGTPAVVNAHGIADVLEIQLSDEEQAKMHASAQTLKEITQKGMEETGLA; the protein is encoded by the coding sequence ATGACGAAAAAACACCAAAAGGTAGTTTTAATTGGTGACGGGGCGGTTGGTTCCGCATACGCCTTTGCCATGGTGCAACAAGCAATTGCCGAAGAGTTTGTAATCATTGATGTTAACAAGGACCGGACTGAAGGAGACGCGATGGATTTAGAAGATGCCATTCCGTTTACTGCCGCTAAAAACATCTACTCTGGTGACTACCCAGACTGTAAGGATGCTGACCTGGTCGTAATCACAGCTGGTGCCCCACAAAAGCCTGGCGAAACCCGGTTAGACTTAGTTAACAAGAACCTTAACATCTTAAAATCGATCGTTACACCTGTTGTCGACTCCGGTTTTGACGGCATCTTCTTGGTAGCTGCGAACCCCGTGGACATCTTGACTTACGCAACCCAACAAATCTCTGGGTTCCCGAAGGAAAAGGTCATTGGATCAGGAACTTCCCTCGATACCAGCCGGTTCCGGGTGGCCGTTGCTAAGAAGTTTGACATTGATCCTGCCAGCGTGGATGCTTACATTCTTGGCGAACACGGTGATTCCGAATTCGCTGACCTTGACGAAGCTTCCATCGGAAACGTTCCGCTGTTGAAATATGCTGATGATCGTGGCGTTTCGAAGGAGACCCTCTTAGAATTAGAGGATGACACCCGTAACAAGGCTTACCAAATCATCAACAAAAAGGGCGCTACGTTCTACGGCGTGGGAACTGCTTTGATGCGGATTTCGCGCGCGATTTTACGAAACGAAAACGCTGTCCTTCCTGTGGGTGCTCCCGTTGATGGTCAATACGGCCTCACTGATACCTACATCGGAACGCCAGCGGTGGTAAATGCGCACGGAATTGCCGATGTCTTAGAAATTCAACTGAGTGACGAAGAACAAGCGAAGATGCATGCATCTGCCCAAACCTTAAAAGAAATTACCCAAAAAGGAATGGAAGAAACTGGCTTAGCCTAA
- a CDS encoding aminotransferase class I/II-fold pyridoxal phosphate-dependent enzyme: MVNLAQAVQPNVRNTRLSDIYGFSEQLAQIPDLVSLTLGEPDFPTPEHVKQAGIAAITADQSHYTETWGRLATRTAATAYLNDRYGLDYDPTNQVVITNGVTEAMYATLATLVGPGDEVLLPTPAFPVYDSLVELNEGHLVEINTEPDGFLLTPARLQATLAAHPRAKVLLLNFPSNPTGRSYSASQIAALAQVVAHTDLVVVSDEIYSELTYTGRHVSFAKYLPEQTVLFNGLSKSHAMTGWRIGVIAGPAALVAEIAKVRELMSTSVMTAAQVAAAEAFGNGMDDAASMRAEYERRRDYLYTAVQALGFQCEKPQGAFYLFAKIPDRFHLDSAAFCQDVAQTAKVGLIPGSSFGAGGEGYVRASYATSMDNLHEAVQRLQIYCAKH; this comes from the coding sequence ATGGTAAATTTAGCACAAGCAGTTCAACCCAACGTTCGCAACACCCGATTATCAGATATCTACGGCTTTAGCGAACAATTGGCGCAGATTCCGGATTTAGTTTCCTTAACCCTCGGAGAACCGGATTTTCCGACGCCAGAGCACGTTAAGCAGGCAGGGATCGCGGCGATTACGGCGGATCAGAGTCACTATACAGAAACGTGGGGACGCCTGGCCACCCGCACCGCTGCCACCGCTTATTTGAACGATCGGTACGGGCTTGATTACGATCCGACCAACCAGGTGGTGATTACGAACGGGGTAACCGAAGCGATGTACGCTACGTTGGCAACGCTCGTCGGGCCTGGCGACGAAGTGTTACTTCCAACCCCGGCTTTTCCGGTTTATGACTCCTTGGTGGAATTGAATGAGGGTCACTTAGTTGAAATTAATACCGAACCAGACGGATTTCTCTTAACGCCCGCGCGGTTGCAAGCAACGTTAGCGGCGCATCCCCGTGCGAAGGTCTTACTGCTGAATTTTCCGTCCAATCCGACTGGGCGCAGTTACTCGGCCAGTCAAATTGCCGCCCTCGCGCAAGTTGTGGCGCACACGGACCTCGTGGTGGTGAGCGATGAGATTTATAGTGAGTTAACCTACACGGGTCGGCACGTTTCATTTGCCAAGTACCTCCCCGAGCAGACGGTTCTATTTAACGGCCTTTCAAAGTCCCATGCGATGACCGGGTGGCGAATTGGAGTCATCGCGGGCCCGGCAGCCCTCGTCGCTGAGATTGCCAAGGTGCGGGAACTGATGTCGACCTCCGTGATGACTGCGGCGCAGGTGGCCGCCGCGGAGGCGTTTGGCAATGGGATGGACGATGCCGCGTCGATGCGGGCGGAATACGAACGGCGACGGGACTATCTGTACACAGCTGTGCAAGCCCTTGGCTTTCAGTGTGAAAAACCCCAGGGGGCGTTCTACCTCTTTGCTAAGATCCCGGACCGGTTTCACCTTGATAGCGCGGCCTTCTGTCAGGACGTGGCACAAACGGCGAAGGTTGGTCTGATTCCCGGTTCCAGCTTTGGGGCCGGTGGGGAAGGCTACGTGCGGGCGAGCTATGCCACTAGTATGGATAACCTGCACGAAGCGGTGCAGCGTTTACAAATCTACTGTGCTAAGCATTAA
- a CDS encoding ATP-dependent Clp protease ATP-binding subunit has translation MADSLTPSAKRVLGLAQDQARSFKHQAVGTEHLLLALTLEKNGIAYETLTQLSITDQDVLEEIEQRVGYGNLTAEPATYLNYSPKLRELIALAGKIAQQYGSLKMGPEHLLLALTTDEKGVAARIMVGLGTTPEQVRKITIRKMGVPDQGVGSAQEQRNAESQTPTLDSLAKDLTKVARDGQLDPIVGRDAEIKRAIQVLSRRTKNNPVLIGEPGVGKTAIAEGLAQKIVQKAVPEDMLNKRIMMLDMGSLVAGTKYRGEFENRLKKVINEIQSSGNVILFVDELHTLIGAGGAEGAIDASNILKPALARGELQMIGATTLDEYQKHIESDAALERRFATIQVNEPTPAEAKEILRGLRPRYEEHHHVQITDAALDAAVDLSQRYISDRFLPDKAIDLMDEAAAKVRIDELQGTSPVLKKQQELETARQKKDQAIEDQRFDDAVTIRTHEQELEQELERLQAESAKQRKQENTNHQYELQEDAEDVARIVAEWTGIPVTKLQREDSEQLINLEANLHKHVIGQDEAVSAVARAVRRARSGLKDPNRPIGSFLFLGPTGVGKTELAKELAATMFGSEADMIRVDMSEFMEKYSTSRLVGSAPGYVGYDEGGQLTEKVRNHPYSVVLLDEVEKAHPDVFNMLLQVLDDGYLTDSKGRKVDFRNTIIIMTSNLGATALQQQKTVGFETAQMKDRDREMKQVIDEQVKQFFRPEFLNRIDETVYFHSLTKPELHQIVKLLTKQLVNRVKAQGYEIRITPAAIDAVVAKGYQPEYGARPLRRAIQTLIEDPLSEALLAGKFKPGARITVGARKNEITLTSKTPKLV, from the coding sequence ATGGCAGATTCATTAACTCCCAGTGCTAAACGAGTACTGGGCCTTGCTCAGGACCAAGCCCGCAGCTTTAAACACCAGGCAGTGGGAACCGAACACCTCCTGTTAGCATTAACCCTCGAAAAAAACGGGATTGCCTACGAAACCTTAACGCAACTTTCGATTACCGATCAGGATGTTTTAGAAGAAATTGAACAACGGGTGGGGTATGGCAACCTAACTGCTGAACCAGCCACGTATTTGAATTATTCCCCCAAACTGCGGGAACTAATTGCGCTTGCCGGCAAAATTGCCCAACAGTACGGGAGCTTAAAGATGGGACCAGAACACCTGTTGTTGGCACTGACAACCGATGAAAAGGGCGTTGCAGCCCGGATCATGGTTGGGCTGGGCACGACTCCCGAACAAGTACGCAAGATTACCATTCGTAAGATGGGCGTTCCGGACCAGGGCGTGGGTAGCGCGCAGGAACAACGGAATGCGGAAAGCCAAACTCCGACCCTTGATTCACTTGCGAAGGATCTGACCAAGGTTGCACGGGATGGGCAACTTGATCCAATTGTGGGGCGGGATGCTGAAATCAAACGGGCCATCCAGGTCCTGAGCCGTCGGACCAAGAATAATCCAGTGTTAATCGGGGAACCGGGAGTTGGGAAAACTGCGATTGCCGAAGGCTTAGCCCAGAAAATCGTGCAAAAGGCCGTTCCCGAGGACATGTTGAACAAGCGCATTATGATGTTAGACATGGGTTCGCTAGTTGCGGGCACCAAGTATCGGGGTGAATTTGAAAATCGCTTGAAGAAAGTGATTAACGAAATCCAAAGCAGTGGGAACGTCATCCTGTTTGTTGACGAACTCCACACCCTGATTGGAGCTGGGGGCGCAGAGGGCGCCATTGATGCTTCTAACATCTTGAAGCCCGCCCTTGCCCGGGGGGAACTGCAAATGATTGGAGCAACCACCCTCGACGAATACCAAAAACACATTGAATCAGATGCGGCGTTAGAACGTCGGTTTGCGACGATTCAAGTTAACGAACCCACTCCAGCCGAAGCTAAGGAAATTCTTCGGGGTTTACGGCCACGTTATGAGGAACATCACCACGTTCAAATTACGGACGCAGCGCTGGACGCAGCGGTTGATTTATCGCAGCGCTACATTAGCGACCGGTTTCTGCCGGATAAGGCCATCGATTTAATGGATGAGGCCGCTGCCAAGGTTCGAATTGACGAACTGCAGGGGACCAGTCCGGTACTGAAAAAACAACAGGAACTGGAAACCGCACGGCAAAAAAAGGATCAAGCAATTGAAGACCAACGCTTTGACGATGCCGTTACGATTCGAACGCACGAACAGGAGCTCGAACAAGAATTAGAGCGGTTACAGGCGGAAAGTGCTAAGCAACGCAAACAAGAAAACACCAACCATCAGTACGAATTACAAGAAGATGCGGAAGACGTGGCGCGGATTGTGGCAGAGTGGACCGGGATTCCGGTTACGAAGTTGCAACGAGAAGATTCCGAACAGTTAATTAATTTGGAAGCCAACTTGCACAAGCACGTGATTGGTCAGGATGAAGCTGTCTCTGCCGTGGCGCGGGCCGTTCGGCGGGCGCGCAGTGGTTTGAAGGATCCCAACCGACCGATTGGGTCGTTCCTCTTCCTCGGTCCTACGGGAGTGGGAAAAACGGAACTCGCTAAGGAATTGGCAGCCACGATGTTTGGATCGGAAGCGGATATGATCCGGGTTGACATGAGTGAGTTCATGGAGAAATACTCCACCAGTCGGTTAGTCGGATCAGCTCCAGGTTACGTTGGCTATGACGAAGGGGGGCAACTGACCGAAAAGGTTCGGAACCACCCGTACTCCGTCGTCCTCCTGGATGAGGTGGAAAAGGCGCACCCGGATGTCTTTAACATGCTCTTGCAGGTTCTTGATGACGGGTACCTGACTGATTCCAAGGGCCGGAAGGTTGATTTTCGCAATACGATTATCATCATGACCTCGAACCTGGGAGCGACCGCCTTGCAACAACAAAAGACGGTTGGCTTTGAAACGGCCCAAATGAAGGACCGGGATCGGGAAATGAAGCAGGTAATTGACGAACAGGTCAAGCAGTTCTTCCGTCCCGAATTCTTGAACCGGATTGATGAGACCGTGTACTTCCACTCCCTCACGAAACCAGAGTTACACCAAATTGTGAAGTTACTGACGAAGCAGTTGGTTAACCGGGTCAAAGCCCAGGGGTACGAAATTCGCATCACGCCGGCGGCCATCGATGCGGTGGTTGCCAAGGGGTACCAACCAGAGTACGGAGCACGACCGCTGCGGCGGGCCATCCAGACGCTGATTGAAGACCCGCTGAGTGAAGCCCTGCTGGCCGGGAAGTTTAAACCTGGCGCCCGGATTACGGTGGGCGCCCGTAAAAATGAAATTACGTTAACGAGTAAAACACCAAAGTTAGTTTAA
- a CDS encoding Xaa-Pro dipeptidyl-peptidase, with translation MKINQFAQLTNVAPAQIEAELARVGFTTTATTMKAALHDFCRTVHWELTSAAALTAQLDQLLATPTQTIPTFLQSDNPLTTASFTRIALQLLGFQAGPDFNLAEPVASWKQLGLAPLPAIQDVATLQQAWYQLLTTHTPGGLTYLDQLAAQGYFTQTQFDHHRPLFFNGKAQAVFNVRDFHYETVFVETDFDSDGDGHNDFLKVEITRPAASGPVPAVYTASPYDQGVNEALGTHLTHHVDVPLTDKPANRFVPAEPAPLTTGAPHHVRGSAPHATLSHEPHPGYTLNDFLLPRGFASVYAAGIGTLDSDGLQTCGDPYQTASTIAVIEWLHGDRRAFTNRTDGITVAANWCSGEVAMTGRSYLGTLAIAAATTGVAGLKTIIPEAAISSWYDYYRENGLVVAPGGFQGEDADVLAGETFSRSLRPGDELQTRPAFTAQLRALQAGQDRATGNYNQFWDDRNYRNQDDQIRADVLLVHGLNDWNVKLKNAGNFWQDIQHLPISKKLILHQGQHMYLNAFPSFDYSDLVNLWLSNKLAAVNNHADTVLPTVIVQDNATPETWHAQPNWFSADSKDHELHFDHSQWTQAYPEKHFAAYCQHPKRWETQLTTLADPTLADQRTVAQLEFDHELTINGTVRLTLAVNSDHPVGMISAQLVDVGNARRLQPAPTVSAPRGLPLGYQWYQDDVREFQLEPTPSDHKTISRVHLNFQNRTSPAVTEPLKPGQFYRLTLDFQPVYYHLPRGRQLAVVLYATDFEMTTRSNQEITYTLKNSTGTLTIPEQA, from the coding sequence ATGAAAATTAATCAATTTGCCCAACTTACCAACGTGGCTCCCGCTCAGATTGAAGCGGAACTTGCCCGAGTGGGTTTCACCACCACGGCTACGACCATGAAAGCAGCCCTGCACGATTTCTGCCGAACGGTCCACTGGGAATTGACTAGTGCAGCAGCGCTCACCGCACAGCTGGACCAACTGCTCGCTACCCCGACCCAGACCATCCCAACCTTTTTACAGAGTGACAATCCGCTGACCACGGCAAGCTTTACGCGAATTGCGCTCCAATTACTGGGCTTTCAAGCGGGTCCTGATTTTAACCTGGCCGAACCAGTGGCGAGTTGGAAGCAGTTGGGATTGGCGCCCCTACCAGCCATCCAGGACGTTGCCACCTTGCAACAAGCCTGGTACCAGTTGCTCACCACGCATACGCCGGGCGGATTAACCTACCTCGATCAACTGGCCGCCCAGGGCTACTTTACTCAGACGCAGTTTGACCACCACCGGCCGCTTTTTTTTAATGGCAAAGCCCAGGCCGTGTTCAACGTCCGCGATTTTCACTATGAAACGGTCTTTGTGGAAACGGACTTTGATAGCGACGGAGACGGGCACAACGATTTCCTCAAAGTGGAGATTACCCGTCCGGCTGCTTCCGGACCAGTTCCCGCCGTCTATACGGCCTCACCTTACGATCAAGGGGTTAATGAGGCGCTCGGGACGCACCTCACCCACCACGTTGACGTTCCGCTCACTGACAAACCGGCCAACCGCTTTGTTCCAGCCGAACCAGCACCGTTAACGACGGGAGCCCCGCACCACGTCCGCGGGTCGGCCCCGCACGCCACGTTAAGCCATGAACCCCATCCCGGTTACACCCTCAACGACTTTCTGTTACCCCGGGGGTTTGCCAGCGTCTATGCGGCTGGAATCGGAACCCTTGATTCGGATGGCCTCCAAACGTGTGGTGATCCCTACCAGACGGCCAGCACGATTGCCGTCATCGAATGGTTGCACGGGGACCGCCGGGCCTTTACCAACCGCACCGACGGCATCACCGTTGCCGCAAACTGGTGTAGTGGGGAAGTAGCAATGACCGGACGCTCATACCTCGGGACGTTGGCAATTGCGGCTGCCACAACGGGCGTTGCTGGGTTAAAAACGATTATCCCAGAAGCTGCCATCTCTTCGTGGTACGACTACTACCGGGAAAACGGGTTAGTGGTAGCCCCGGGTGGGTTTCAGGGTGAAGATGCCGATGTCCTCGCAGGAGAAACCTTCTCCCGGAGTCTGCGCCCCGGTGATGAGTTACAAACTCGACCAGCTTTTACCGCCCAACTGCGAGCTCTTCAGGCGGGCCAAGACCGCGCCACTGGAAACTATAATCAGTTTTGGGACGACCGAAACTACCGGAACCAGGACGATCAGATTCGCGCCGACGTGTTACTGGTCCATGGCCTCAACGACTGGAACGTCAAACTTAAGAACGCTGGTAACTTTTGGCAGGACATCCAGCACCTTCCAATCAGTAAAAAGCTGATTCTCCACCAGGGGCAACACATGTACCTAAACGCCTTTCCGTCCTTTGACTATTCCGACTTAGTCAACCTCTGGTTAAGTAACAAGCTCGCCGCCGTAAACAACCACGCCGATACAGTGTTGCCAACGGTGATTGTTCAGGACAACGCGACTCCAGAGACCTGGCACGCCCAACCAAACTGGTTCAGTGCCGATTCTAAGGACCACGAGCTCCACTTTGACCATTCTCAGTGGACACAGGCCTATCCGGAAAAGCACTTTGCTGCTTACTGTCAGCACCCCAAGCGGTGGGAAACGCAGCTCACCACCCTGGCAGATCCGACCCTAGCCGACCAACGAACGGTTGCCCAGCTTGAGTTTGATCACGAGCTAACCATTAACGGAACGGTGCGCCTCACGCTTGCCGTTAATAGCGACCACCCGGTGGGGATGATCAGCGCCCAGCTGGTGGACGTTGGCAACGCCCGACGGTTGCAGCCCGCGCCCACCGTTTCCGCTCCAAGAGGCCTACCCCTTGGATATCAGTGGTATCAAGATGACGTCCGGGAGTTCCAGCTAGAACCGACCCCCAGCGACCACAAAACCATTTCCCGGGTCCACCTCAACTTCCAAAATCGAACGAGTCCTGCTGTGACCGAACCCCTGAAACCAGGCCAGTTTTATCGGTTAACTTTAGACTTTCAACCGGTGTACTACCACCTGCCCCGGGGCCGTCAGTTAGCAGTAGTGCTCTACGCCACGGACTTTGAGATGACCACCCGGAGTAATCAGGAGATTACCTACACTTTAAAGAACAGCACTGGCACCCTAACCATCCCGGAACAAGCATAA
- the phnE gene encoding phosphonate ABC transporter, permease protein PhnE — protein sequence MKQVQVPEQPLRQRFHVVGITVTVVLLVLIYYAALVTGVDVNAFFENADQFGVVLSQMKHPDWPYLTKIMGTLAQTLQMAILGTTLGAIVAVPFAFLAARNIVKNRLGRLLIRLILALIRTLPTLLLAALFVAIFGIGPMTGVITLAFFSFGMIAKLFYDVLETINLGPVWALRATGATMLQTIRVAILPQIAGQFMSYFLYTLEINVRASTVLGYLGAGGIGLYLQQTLDQFDYPRTAVIILAIFAVVLVIDAISNYVRKRLQ from the coding sequence ATGAAACAGGTACAGGTACCCGAACAACCACTGAGACAACGCTTTCACGTGGTGGGAATCACGGTGACCGTTGTTCTGCTGGTTTTAATTTATTATGCAGCCCTCGTTACGGGTGTTGATGTGAACGCCTTCTTTGAAAATGCCGACCAGTTCGGCGTGGTGTTAAGCCAGATGAAACATCCGGATTGGCCCTATCTGACGAAAATCATGGGGACGCTCGCCCAAACGTTACAAATGGCGATTCTAGGGACGACCCTCGGGGCCATTGTGGCCGTTCCCTTTGCCTTTCTGGCCGCCCGCAACATCGTGAAAAACCGGCTGGGGCGGTTGTTGATTCGATTGATTTTAGCGTTAATCAGAACCCTACCGACCCTCTTGTTAGCCGCACTGTTTGTGGCCATCTTTGGAATTGGGCCGATGACCGGGGTGATTACACTCGCTTTTTTCTCCTTCGGGATGATTGCCAAGTTATTTTATGATGTTTTAGAAACGATTAATTTAGGTCCGGTGTGGGCGTTACGTGCCACCGGTGCGACCATGCTCCAAACGATTCGGGTGGCTATTTTACCCCAAATCGCGGGGCAGTTTATGAGTTACTTCCTCTATACCTTAGAGATTAACGTGCGGGCCTCAACCGTTTTGGGGTATCTCGGAGCCGGGGGGATTGGATTATACCTCCAGCAGACGTTGGATCAGTTCGATTATCCCCGGACGGCGGTGATTATTTTGGCCATCTTTGCCGTTGTACTAGTCATTGACGCAATCAGTAATTACGTAAGGAAGCGACTTCAATAA
- the phnE gene encoding phosphonate ABC transporter, permease protein PhnE — MNKTKPTATTRLKWGLVTLLIIAIYWWSITGIPLTGIQRSAGRVSAAIFKGIIHPDWSYVYNGSGEDLVSQLVITLAIAFLGTIISALLSVPLAFFAAQTTKGFFHPRSTLGKLLLTAIRAFPEVVLAILFIKMVGPGSFAGVLAIGVHSIGMLGKLFSEAIEEMDRSAETAIIATGGTKLQTFRIATLPTILPALLSYTLYRFEISVRSASILGLVGAGGIGTPLLFALQTRDWSKTGIILIGIVVMVIVIDTASSSIRKRLG, encoded by the coding sequence ATGAATAAAACCAAACCAACCGCAACTACTCGTTTGAAATGGGGACTGGTGACCCTGCTAATCATTGCCATCTACTGGTGGTCAATCACCGGAATCCCCTTGACTGGGATTCAGCGCTCCGCTGGGCGGGTAAGTGCCGCCATTTTCAAAGGCATAATCCATCCGGACTGGTCGTATGTGTATAACGGGAGTGGGGAAGACTTAGTGTCCCAGCTCGTGATCACGCTGGCAATTGCCTTTTTAGGGACGATCATTTCAGCCCTGTTGAGTGTGCCGCTCGCGTTTTTCGCCGCCCAAACCACCAAGGGCTTTTTCCATCCCCGCTCAACGTTAGGTAAGCTTCTGCTGACGGCGATTCGGGCTTTTCCAGAAGTGGTATTAGCCATCCTGTTCATTAAAATGGTGGGACCGGGCTCCTTTGCTGGGGTGCTGGCCATCGGGGTTCATTCAATCGGGATGTTAGGGAAATTGTTCTCCGAAGCGATCGAAGAAATGGATCGCAGTGCGGAAACGGCCATCATCGCTACCGGCGGCACCAAGCTCCAAACGTTTCGGATTGCCACGTTACCAACGATTTTACCGGCCTTGCTGTCGTATACGCTGTATCGGTTTGAAATCTCCGTGCGGTCCGCTTCCATTTTAGGGTTAGTGGGCGCCGGGGGGATTGGAACGCCGTTGTTGTTCGCGTTGCAAACCCGTGATTGGTCGAAGACCGGGATTATCCTGATTGGAATCGTGGTCATGGTAATTGTGATTGATACGGCTTCATCCAGCATTCGAAAACGCTTAGGCTAA